From one Thermatribacter velox genomic stretch:
- a CDS encoding family 1 encapsulin nanocompartment shell protein, with translation MGDYLFQKDVPLQEATWQKLEEVMIQTARSLLVGRRILPVEGPYGLGLSAVPLEENLQEGVRLVKTVGIPSFSEVFSLSKRMLAAFEENGVYLNLRPLQDAVSVCARKEDSLIFQGISGIPGLLRAEGSKKSPLSAWNETGEAVEDVIKAINALEKQGIPGPYLLVLAPERFNLLFRRYPSGNQLEIEHMRLLCEAGVLKSPVIEEGGILLGRGGKVGRIILAQDMQIGFIGPTEDSLEFYVSEALLPLVEIPEAICVLK, from the coding sequence ATGGGAGATTATCTTTTTCAAAAGGATGTGCCCCTTCAGGAAGCTACCTGGCAAAAGCTTGAAGAGGTCATGATCCAGACTGCACGCAGTTTACTGGTGGGAAGAAGAATACTGCCCGTTGAGGGACCCTATGGTTTGGGTCTTTCGGCAGTACCGCTCGAAGAAAACCTGCAGGAAGGAGTTCGCCTTGTAAAGACGGTTGGCATTCCCTCTTTCAGTGAGGTTTTTTCACTCTCCAAACGCATGTTGGCAGCCTTTGAAGAAAACGGAGTTTACCTTAATCTTCGTCCCCTACAAGATGCCGTTTCAGTCTGTGCACGAAAAGAAGATTCGCTGATCTTTCAGGGTATTTCTGGAATTCCAGGGCTTCTCAGGGCTGAAGGTTCAAAGAAGAGTCCTCTTTCTGCTTGGAACGAAACCGGGGAGGCGGTCGAGGACGTTATCAAAGCCATAAATGCGCTTGAAAAGCAAGGAATACCTGGCCCTTACCTTTTGGTTCTTGCTCCGGAGCGTTTTAACCTTCTTTTCCGTAGATATCCAAGCGGTAATCAGCTAGAAATTGAACATATGCGCCTGCTCTGTGAAGCTGGTGTTTTGAAATCGCCAGTTATCGAAGAAGGGGGAATACTTCTGGGTCGGGGCGGCAAGGTGGGCCGGATCATCCTGGCTCAGGATATGCAGATAGGATTCATTGGTCCCACTGAAGATTCACTCGAATTCTATGTATCCGAGGCCCTTTTGCCGCTTGTGGAAATTCCTGAGGCAATCTGTGTCCTCAAGTAA
- a CDS encoding demethoxyubiquinone hydroxylase family protein — translation MPEFVNPFSGMVPGRKMSREELIRAIRLNIAAEHEAVHLYLAHAAACDHPLAKKVLEDIANEERVHIGEFSRLLEILAADEVQYLEKGRKEVEEMMEETATENKQEHVNTDKRPTIGSLE, via the coding sequence ATGCCAGAATTTGTGAACCCCTTTTCGGGAATGGTTCCGGGAAGGAAAATGAGCAGAGAAGAGCTAATTCGGGCAATTCGTCTCAACATTGCTGCTGAGCACGAAGCAGTCCATCTTTACCTTGCACATGCTGCTGCCTGTGACCATCCGCTGGCCAAAAAAGTGCTTGAAGACATTGCCAATGAGGAGAGAGTCCATATCGGTGAGTTCAGCCGCTTGCTCGAGATATTGGCAGCTGATGAAGTACAGTACTTGGAGAAGGGCAGAAAAGAGGTGGAAGAGATGATGGAAGAAACGGCGACCGAGAACAAGCAGGAACATGTTAATACTGATAAAAGGCCAACCATTGGTTCTCTGGAGTGA
- a CDS encoding DUF2179 domain-containing protein encodes MVLTSLLIFGARITDVSIGTLRVILVARGMRRLAPVLGFFEVLIWVAAITQIMRNLDNVLAYFAYAAGFATGTYLGMCFEEKLAVGFCMLRVIVSGNANNLIESLKQSGFGITILDGHGSRGPVKIIYTIINRKNLGRAMAIIQNCTPSAFYAVEDVRMASKGVFPPLQSGLSVFSSLRFWRKGK; translated from the coding sequence ATGGTTCTGACCTCACTTCTGATTTTTGGAGCCAGAATAACCGATGTGAGTATCGGGACTTTGAGGGTGATTCTGGTAGCCAGAGGAATGCGCCGTTTAGCTCCCGTTCTGGGCTTTTTTGAGGTGCTCATCTGGGTTGCTGCTATAACCCAGATTATGCGCAACCTGGACAATGTGCTGGCTTACTTCGCCTACGCTGCCGGATTTGCAACCGGCACCTACCTGGGTATGTGCTTTGAGGAAAAATTAGCAGTTGGATTCTGCATGTTGCGGGTCATAGTCTCAGGCAATGCGAATAACCTCATTGAAAGTTTGAAACAGTCGGGATTTGGGATCACCATCCTGGATGGCCATGGCTCCCGGGGACCGGTCAAAATCATTTATACAATTATCAATCGTAAAAACCTGGGGAGGGCAATGGCAATAATTCAAAACTGTACACCTTCTGCCTTTTACGCTGTAGAGGATGTAAGAATGGCCTCAAAAGGTGTGTTCCCACCACTACAAAGTGGCTTAAGCGTTTTTTCGAGCTTGCGCTTCTGGCGTAAAGGAAAATAG
- a CDS encoding thermonuclease family protein: MKTVFLLLAVFWTALFLTITVSAQEELMPVTVLKVPRPHIVLAEVCCNGKMQKVRIKLAGVKPPLGNFTIFEQGKAFLRELVRNQEIYFDFATGHTPEEEIWVGFLYLRCRCEEGEEWILINGELIKEGLAEVDVETAGENQLPYLLSLEEEARNSQKGLWKTRKPESRKNKTEECPSCVR; encoded by the coding sequence GTGAAGACTGTTTTTCTATTATTAGCAGTTTTTTGGACTGCTTTATTTTTGACAATAACAGTCAGTGCCCAGGAAGAACTCATGCCAGTTACTGTTCTCAAAGTTCCCCGTCCCCACATAGTGCTTGCAGAGGTTTGCTGTAACGGTAAGATGCAAAAAGTAAGAATTAAACTGGCGGGAGTGAAGCCTCCACTTGGGAACTTCACTATATTTGAGCAGGGCAAGGCTTTCCTACGAGAACTGGTGCGGAACCAAGAAATCTATTTTGACTTTGCGACTGGGCACACACCGGAAGAAGAAATCTGGGTAGGCTTTCTATACCTCAGGTGTCGTTGCGAAGAAGGAGAAGAATGGATTCTGATAAACGGAGAACTTATTAAAGAGGGTCTTGCTGAGGTGGACGTGGAAACAGCCGGAGAAAACCAGTTGCCGTATTTGCTATCCCTTGAAGAAGAAGCCAGAAACAGTCAAAAAGGCCTCTGGAAAACACGCAAACCTGAATCCCGCAAAAATAAAACCGAAGAATGTCCCAGCTGTGTCCGTTAA
- a CDS encoding diguanylate cyclase — MNENQRDIWIFVHTREETFAKLAESTRADGSFLRDPLTHLFSRLYFEVELERLDTERQLPLSIVMADLNYLKLINDAFGHREGDLFLIQVAEGLRKICRKEDIVARIGGDEFAILLPRTNREQAETLMKRFSVHRPPASSKCPIPISLAWGIATKSHPQESVEEILNRAEQEMYHQKTLTKRKLEKEILELIKKCLEEKLYPVEPRFPVFRKISLGLSLATAMGLSSESKELFVKLLVFHDLGKLSISPEILKKPASELNPAEWQTIREHPERGYRIASQLLELAPIGEAILSFRERWDGKGYPQGLKREEIPLLSRMGSVVNAYEAMVMGRPYRPPLISEQALEEIQKHAGTAFDPQVVSKFTETMQLEASGNCSVL; from the coding sequence ATGAATGAAAATCAAAGGGACATCTGGATATTCGTGCACACTCGCGAAGAAACCTTTGCAAAGCTGGCTGAGTCCACCAGGGCTGACGGAAGCTTTTTAAGGGACCCCTTAACACATCTTTTTTCGCGCTTATACTTTGAAGTTGAGCTGGAAAGGCTGGACACAGAAAGGCAGTTGCCCCTCTCGATTGTAATGGCCGACCTGAATTACCTGAAATTGATAAATGATGCTTTCGGACACCGGGAAGGGGACCTTTTCCTCATTCAGGTAGCAGAAGGGCTGCGAAAAATATGTCGTAAGGAGGATATTGTTGCCAGAATAGGTGGGGATGAATTTGCCATCTTGCTCCCCAGAACCAACCGGGAGCAAGCAGAGACGCTTATGAAGAGGTTTTCTGTGCATCGTCCTCCTGCCAGCTCAAAATGCCCTATTCCCATATCCTTGGCCTGGGGTATAGCTACCAAAAGTCATCCCCAGGAAAGCGTTGAAGAGATTCTGAACCGAGCTGAGCAAGAGATGTATCACCAGAAAACCCTTACCAAAAGAAAGCTTGAGAAAGAAATTTTGGAATTGATAAAGAAATGCCTGGAGGAAAAATTATACCCGGTTGAACCTCGTTTTCCGGTCTTTCGCAAAATAAGTCTGGGGTTAAGCCTGGCAACTGCAATGGGACTTTCTTCAGAAAGCAAGGAACTGTTCGTCAAGCTTTTGGTTTTCCACGACCTGGGAAAGCTGAGCATTTCCCCAGAAATCCTGAAAAAGCCTGCTTCTGAGCTCAATCCTGCTGAATGGCAAACCATTCGAGAACATCCAGAGAGAGGATACCGAATTGCTTCCCAGCTCCTGGAACTTGCGCCCATCGGCGAAGCTATCCTCTCCTTCAGAGAACGTTGGGATGGCAAAGGCTATCCCCAGGGCCTGAAAAGAGAAGAAATTCCACTGCTTTCCCGAATGGGTTCAGTAGTCAATGCATATGAGGCAATGGTAATGGGCAGGCCTTACCGACCTCCATTGATTTCTGAGCAAGCGCTGGAAGAAATCCAAAAACATGCAGGGACCGCTTTTGACCCCCAGGTCGTTTCAAAGTTTACCGAAACAATGCAACTCGAAGCTTCTGGTAACTGTTCCGTCCTGTAA